One part of the Thermithiobacillus tepidarius DSM 3134 genome encodes these proteins:
- a CDS encoding ATP-binding protein has product MQHVEFLAHLQQLLASLQSPADSGSVDFGRCLAARWRAGPGGAYLQGIEQVQTVRAEDLLGIDRAGQLLDRNTRQFVHGLPANDVLLWGGRGTGKSSLVKAMLTRYGPEGLRLVELDRDGLLHLPDVLAALRRADPDARFRFVLFCDDLSFEDNEPAYKALKSVLDGGVEARPANVLIYATSNRRHLMPRHFAENDEYQRAGDEIVPGETAEEKLSLSDRFGLWIGFYPFDQDTYLAIVARHLRQAGAMAVDWEAARAEALRWALARGSRSGRVARHFVNDYVGRLKLGEAGGVHDENG; this is encoded by the coding sequence ATGCAGCACGTCGAGTTTCTCGCCCATCTGCAGCAATTGCTCGCTTCGCTCCAGTCGCCGGCGGACAGCGGCTCGGTCGACTTCGGCCGCTGCCTGGCCGCCCGCTGGCGCGCCGGGCCGGGCGGCGCTTATCTGCAGGGCATCGAGCAGGTGCAGACGGTGCGCGCCGAGGATCTGCTCGGCATCGATCGCGCCGGCCAACTCCTGGACCGCAACACCCGGCAATTCGTGCATGGACTGCCCGCCAACGACGTGTTGCTCTGGGGCGGCCGCGGCACCGGCAAATCCTCTCTGGTCAAGGCCATGCTGACTCGCTACGGCCCCGAGGGCCTGCGTCTCGTCGAGTTGGACAGGGACGGCCTGCTGCATCTGCCCGACGTGCTTGCCGCCCTGCGCCGGGCGGATCCGGACGCGCGCTTCCGCTTCGTGCTGTTCTGCGACGATCTGTCCTTCGAGGACAACGAGCCGGCCTACAAGGCGCTCAAGTCGGTGCTGGACGGCGGCGTGGAGGCGCGCCCGGCCAATGTGCTCATCTACGCCACCAGCAACCGCCGCCACCTGATGCCGCGCCACTTCGCCGAGAACGACGAATACCAGCGGGCCGGGGACGAGATCGTGCCCGGCGAGACGGCCGAGGAGAAGCTCAGTCTGTCGGACCGCTTCGGCCTGTGGATCGGCTTTTACCCCTTCGACCAGGACACTTACCTGGCCATCGTGGCGCGCCACCTGCGCCAGGCCGGCGCCATGGCGGTTGATTGGGAGGCGGCGCGGGCGGAAGCCCTGCGCTGGGCTTTGGCGCGCGGCTCGCGCAGCGGCCGCGTGGCCCGGCATTTCGTCAATGACTACGTGGGACGCCTGAAACTCGGTGAAGCAGGAGGAGTGCACGATGAAAATGGCTGA
- a CDS encoding PHP domain-containing protein has protein sequence MAASAQMAVGQRLAIDLHSHSTASDGSLSPTALVEMAAAAGLRGLALTDHDNTAGLAEAGTAAIRHGLRLIPGVEVSVTWNSQVIHVVGVNIDPANADLQQGLARLREFREWRAEEMDRRLAGHGIHGALDGARRFAKGEIVGRTHFARWLVQEGHAPDVRRVFERFLVRGRPGHVPGQWAGLEEAVGWIRGAGGQAIVAHPGRYKLSASKLCQLLREFKAAGGDGIEVISGSQAVSDAPYFARLARTLGLLASAGSDYHGPEQVYLSLGRLPLLPPDTTPIWHDWDLADEG, from the coding sequence ATGGCAGCCAGCGCACAGATGGCAGTCGGGCAGCGGCTGGCCATCGATTTGCACAGCCACTCCACGGCGTCCGACGGCAGCCTGAGCCCGACCGCACTCGTCGAGATGGCCGCCGCCGCAGGACTGCGGGGCTTGGCCCTGACCGACCATGACAATACCGCCGGCCTGGCCGAGGCGGGCACGGCGGCGATCCGGCACGGCCTTCGCCTCATTCCGGGGGTGGAGGTGTCGGTCACCTGGAACAGCCAGGTGATCCACGTGGTGGGCGTGAACATCGATCCCGCCAACGCGGATCTGCAGCAGGGGCTCGCCCGCCTGCGCGAGTTCCGCGAGTGGCGGGCCGAGGAGATGGACCGCCGGCTGGCCGGGCACGGCATTCACGGCGCCCTGGACGGGGCGCGCCGTTTCGCCAAGGGCGAGATCGTCGGCCGCACCCATTTCGCCCGCTGGCTGGTGCAGGAAGGCCACGCGCCCGATGTGCGGCGCGTCTTCGAGCGGTTCCTGGTGCGCGGCCGTCCGGGCCACGTGCCGGGACAGTGGGCGGGACTGGAAGAGGCGGTCGGCTGGATCCGTGGGGCCGGCGGCCAGGCCATCGTCGCCCATCCCGGCCGCTACAAGCTGAGTGCCAGCAAGCTGTGCCAGTTGCTGCGCGAGTTCAAGGCGGCGGGCGGCGACGGCATCGAGGTGATTTCCGGCAGCCAGGCGGTGAGCGATGCCCCGTACTTCGCGCGTCTGGCCCGTACCCTGGGGCTGCTCGCCTCCGCCGGCTCCGACTACCATGGCCCGGAGCAGGTCTATCTGTCTCTGGGCCGTCTGCCCCTGCTGCCGCCGGACACCACGCCCATCTGGCATGACTGGGATCTCGCGGATGAAGGTTGA
- a CDS encoding L-threonylcarbamoyladenylate synthase translates to MTQTFQVHPQNPQPRLIQQAASAIRDGALVVYPTDSTYALGCAIHASAAQERLRVIRQLDVQHDLSLLFPDISRLSEYAKVDNAAFRLLKQATPGPFTFILQASRDVPRKLADPKKKTIGMRIPDNPICSALLQALGEPLMSSTLILPGDAHPLGDPEEIRERLDRRVDLILDGGAGGLEPSTIIDLTQWPPRVLRGGVGDPASLGLHD, encoded by the coding sequence ATGACGCAAACCTTCCAGGTCCATCCGCAAAACCCGCAGCCGCGCCTGATCCAGCAGGCGGCATCCGCCATTCGCGACGGGGCGCTGGTGGTTTATCCCACGGACAGCACCTATGCCCTGGGCTGCGCGATCCACGCCAGCGCCGCCCAGGAGCGCTTGCGCGTGATCCGGCAGCTGGATGTCCAGCATGATCTGAGCCTGCTTTTTCCCGACATTTCACGTCTGTCCGAGTATGCCAAGGTGGACAATGCCGCCTTCCGGCTGCTGAAACAGGCCACGCCGGGGCCCTTCACCTTCATCCTGCAGGCGAGCCGGGACGTGCCGCGCAAGCTGGCGGACCCGAAGAAGAAGACCATCGGCATGCGTATCCCGGACAATCCCATCTGCAGCGCTCTCTTGCAGGCGCTGGGCGAGCCGCTCATGAGCTCGACCCTGATCCTGCCCGGCGACGCGCATCCGCTGGGCGATCCGGAGGAGATCCGCGAGCGCCTCGACCGGCGGGTGGACTTGATTCTGGATGGCGGTGCCGGCGGCCTGGAGCCGTCCACCATCATCGACCTGACCCAGTGGCCGCCGCGGGTGCTGCGTGGCGGCGTGGGGGATCCGGCCAGCCTGGGCCTGCACGACTAG
- a CDS encoding site-2 protease family protein produces MTDPAQIIQIISIWALPVLFAITLHEVAHGWTAWRLGDPTAMLMGRLSLNPLKHIDPIGTVLLPAGLVAIGSPFVFGWAKPVPVNFEGLRNPKRDSVWVALSGPAANLAMALFWTVVLWLGARLPASLAYFSEPMQLMGMAGITINLVLMVLNLIPIPPLDGGRVAVGLLPGRASYQLSRLEPYGFIILILLLFTGILGQVMGPIVLSLRHFFFALGGAPLP; encoded by the coding sequence ATGACCGATCCCGCGCAAATCATTCAGATCATCTCCATCTGGGCCTTGCCGGTCCTTTTCGCCATCACCCTGCACGAGGTCGCCCACGGCTGGACCGCGTGGCGCCTGGGCGATCCGACGGCCATGCTGATGGGGCGCCTGAGCCTGAATCCCCTCAAGCACATTGATCCCATCGGCACCGTGCTGCTGCCGGCCGGCCTGGTCGCCATCGGCTCGCCCTTCGTCTTCGGCTGGGCCAAGCCGGTGCCGGTGAACTTCGAGGGCCTGCGCAATCCCAAGCGGGATTCGGTGTGGGTGGCCCTGTCCGGGCCGGCGGCCAACCTGGCCATGGCGCTCTTCTGGACCGTGGTGCTCTGGCTCGGCGCGCGCCTGCCGGCCAGCCTGGCCTATTTCAGCGAGCCGATGCAGCTGATGGGCATGGCCGGCATCACCATCAACCTGGTGCTGATGGTATTGAACCTGATTCCCATCCCGCCGCTGGACGGCGGCCGGGTGGCGGTGGGCCTGCTGCCGGGGCGTGCCTCTTATCAGCTCAGTCGGCTCGAGCCCTACGGCTTCATCATTCTCATTCTGCTCTTGTTCACGGGCATCCTGGGCCAGGTGATGGGTCCCATCGTCCTGTCCCTGCGTCACTTCTTTTTTGCGCTGGGAGGAGCGCCGCTGCCATGA
- a CDS encoding tryptophan--tRNA ligase — translation MTDAFAAGNRRILSGMRPTGRLHLGHYHGVLKNWLQLQRDYDCFFFVADWHALTTHYEDPRGIGPAAWDMLADWLAAGIDPERATLFFQSQMPEHAELHLLLSMITPLSWLERVPTYKDQIENLKDKDLSTYGFLGYPLLQSADILIYRAGHVPVGADQVAHVEITREIARRFNHIYGREPDQADKVEKSLQRMGKKAAKEYANLRTRYQEQGDAAALEAARALLAAQANVNAEEKERLLGYLEGTGKEILPEPQALLTPASKMPGLDGRKMSKSYGNTIFLREAPAAVTQKMRTMPTDPARVRRSDPGTPEKCPVWAFHQVYSDEPTQAWAHQGCTSAGIGCLECKQPIIDAVLAELAPMRERAESLAARPQYLREVVAAGQQRARIVAQETLAEVRRSMGLDFA, via the coding sequence ATGACCGACGCCTTTGCCGCCGGCAACCGCCGGATCCTGTCCGGCATGCGCCCCACGGGGCGCCTGCATCTGGGCCATTACCACGGAGTCCTGAAGAATTGGCTGCAACTGCAGCGGGACTACGACTGCTTCTTCTTCGTGGCCGACTGGCACGCCCTCACAACCCATTACGAGGACCCGCGCGGCATCGGCCCGGCGGCCTGGGACATGCTGGCGGACTGGCTGGCGGCCGGCATCGACCCGGAGCGGGCGACCCTGTTCTTCCAGTCGCAGATGCCCGAGCACGCCGAGCTGCACCTGCTGCTGTCCATGATCACGCCCCTGTCCTGGCTGGAGCGGGTGCCCACCTACAAGGACCAGATCGAGAACCTCAAGGACAAGGACCTCTCCACCTACGGCTTTCTCGGCTATCCGCTGCTGCAGAGCGCGGACATCCTGATCTACCGCGCCGGCCACGTGCCGGTGGGTGCCGATCAGGTGGCGCACGTGGAGATCACCCGCGAGATCGCGCGGCGCTTCAATCACATCTATGGCCGCGAGCCGGATCAGGCGGACAAGGTGGAGAAGAGCCTGCAGCGCATGGGCAAGAAGGCGGCCAAGGAATACGCCAATCTGCGCACCCGCTACCAGGAGCAGGGCGATGCCGCGGCCCTGGAGGCGGCGCGCGCGCTGCTGGCCGCGCAGGCCAACGTCAATGCCGAGGAAAAGGAGCGCCTGTTGGGCTACCTGGAGGGTACCGGCAAGGAGATCCTGCCCGAGCCGCAAGCGCTGCTGACCCCGGCGTCCAAGATGCCCGGCCTGGACGGCCGCAAGATGAGCAAGTCCTACGGCAACACCATCTTCCTGCGCGAGGCTCCCGCCGCGGTCACCCAGAAGATGCGCACCATGCCCACCGATCCCGCCCGCGTGCGGCGCAGCGATCCGGGCACGCCGGAAAAATGCCCGGTCTGGGCCTTCCATCAGGTGTACTCGGACGAGCCCACCCAGGCCTGGGCGCACCAGGGCTGCACCAGCGCCGGCATCGGCTGCCTGGAGTGCAAGCAGCCGATCATCGACGCGGTGCTGGCGGAGTTGGCCCCCATGCGCGAGCGCGCCGAGAGCCTGGCCGCCCGGCCGCAATACCTGCGGGAAGTGGTGGCCGCGGGCCAGCAGCGGGCACGGATCGTGGCGCAGGAAACCCTGGCCGAGGTGCGCCGGTCCATGGGCCTCGATTTTGCCTGA
- a CDS encoding segregation and condensation protein A, giving the protein MSAAAQPETDSHGTEALAHVRGAPLTALPKDLYIPPDALEVFLESFAGPLDLLLYLIKRSEMDILDIPIAEVTRQYMAYVELMREVRLELAADYLVMAAYLAEIKSRMLLPRPAGSESEETEDPRAELVRRLQVYAQFQAAAERLGDLPQAGRDFWPALAERSEVQPLTRLPELALADLLAALQSLSRRAVLFTEHHVRQEGLSVRARMGEVLVWLGAPERAGRFWPFIELLRAPEGRAGLVVTLMAVLELSRSQDLRFRQDTPFGPIYVRAA; this is encoded by the coding sequence ATGAGCGCCGCCGCGCAGCCGGAGACGGACAGCCACGGCACCGAGGCCCTGGCCCACGTGCGCGGGGCGCCGCTGACCGCCCTGCCCAAGGACCTCTACATTCCGCCCGATGCCCTGGAGGTGTTCCTGGAGTCCTTCGCCGGGCCCCTGGACCTGCTGCTCTACCTCATCAAGCGCAGCGAGATGGACATCCTGGACATCCCCATCGCCGAGGTGACGCGGCAGTACATGGCCTACGTGGAGCTGATGCGCGAGGTGCGGCTGGAACTGGCGGCGGACTACCTGGTCATGGCCGCCTACCTCGCCGAGATCAAGTCGCGCATGCTGTTGCCGCGCCCGGCGGGCAGCGAGAGCGAGGAGACGGAGGACCCGCGTGCCGAGCTGGTGCGCCGCTTGCAGGTCTACGCCCAATTCCAGGCGGCGGCCGAGCGCCTTGGCGATCTGCCGCAGGCCGGCCGCGATTTCTGGCCGGCGCTGGCCGAGCGCAGCGAGGTGCAGCCGCTCACCCGGCTGCCGGAGTTGGCGCTCGCCGACCTCCTGGCGGCCTTGCAAAGCTTGAGCCGGCGCGCCGTGCTCTTCACCGAGCACCACGTGCGTCAGGAAGGACTGTCGGTGCGGGCCCGCATGGGCGAGGTGCTGGTCTGGCTCGGTGCCCCGGAGCGCGCCGGGCGCTTCTGGCCTTTCATCGAACTGCTGCGGGCGCCCGAGGGGCGTGCCGGCTTGGTGGTGACCCTGATGGCCGTGCTGGAGCTGTCCCGCTCCCAGGACTTGCGCTTCCGCCAGGACACCCCCTTCGGCCCCATTTACGTGCGCGCCGCATGA
- the scpB gene encoding SMC-Scp complex subunit ScpB, which translates to MTPALVKEILAAALLSAGEPLSLERLRGLFEPEQCPSSETLRKLLDELRQDYADAPVVLVRTAGGYRFQSNPRLTPWLARLYAGQAPRPSRALMETLAIIAYRQPITRAEIEDIRGVAVSQGIVKTLQAYGWIRVLGHRETPGRPALLGTTPAFLAHFGLESLEQLPPLDELQDLEQIAANLP; encoded by the coding sequence ATGACGCCGGCCCTGGTCAAGGAGATCCTGGCCGCGGCGCTGCTCAGCGCCGGCGAGCCCCTGAGCCTGGAGCGCCTGCGCGGCCTTTTCGAGCCGGAGCAGTGCCCCAGCAGCGAGACCTTGCGCAAGCTGCTGGACGAGTTGCGCCAGGATTATGCCGACGCGCCGGTGGTGCTGGTGCGCACGGCGGGCGGTTACCGCTTCCAGAGCAATCCGCGCCTGACGCCCTGGCTGGCGCGCCTGTACGCCGGCCAGGCGCCGCGGCCGTCGCGGGCGCTCATGGAAACCCTGGCCATCATCGCCTACCGCCAGCCCATCACCCGCGCCGAGATCGAGGACATCCGCGGCGTGGCGGTGAGCCAAGGCATCGTCAAGACCCTGCAGGCCTATGGCTGGATCCGCGTGCTGGGCCACCGCGAAACGCCGGGTCGGCCCGCCCTGCTGGGCACGACCCCGGCTTTCCTCGCCCATTTCGGCCTGGAGAGCCTGGAGCAGTTGCCGCCTCTGGACGAGCTGCAGGATCTGGAACAAATCGCGGCAAATCTGCCCTAA
- the rluB gene encoding 23S rRNA pseudouridine(2605) synthase RluB, translated as MTRTPRPPRSTPPLPEGRADGHDEKLQKVLARIGLGSRREMEEWITAGRVRVNGQPAKLGDRITDRDEISIDGERLPDWRRQGPRRRVIMYHKPVGEVTTRKDPEGRPTVFDRLPRLRQGRWISVGRLDLNTDGLLLLTTDGELANALMHPSREIEREYAVRVLGRPTDENLQQLREGVMLEDGMAHFDSIEYEGGEGANSWYRVVLKEGRNREVRRLWEAVGLTVSRLIRTRYGPIQLPRAVRAGRWEDLTPEELDALLEAAGLPPEAPAEQAGRSGRGTGPRRAPERDASTAAKARGPRRGLFRRHREAADSQAPASNGRKPAVRGKREAQPERAVLTLREAQPARPRDKGSRDLASGRRSASKGRLGVGRRGRP; from the coding sequence ATGACGAGAACACCCAGGCCACCCCGTTCGACGCCGCCCCTGCCGGAGGGACGTGCGGACGGTCACGATGAGAAGCTGCAAAAGGTATTGGCCCGGATCGGGCTCGGTTCGCGCCGGGAGATGGAGGAGTGGATCACCGCTGGGCGCGTGCGCGTGAACGGCCAGCCGGCCAAGCTGGGCGATCGCATCACGGACCGGGACGAGATCAGCATCGACGGCGAGCGCCTGCCAGACTGGCGGCGGCAGGGACCGCGCCGGCGCGTCATCATGTATCACAAGCCGGTGGGCGAGGTGACCACGCGCAAGGACCCGGAGGGCCGGCCGACCGTCTTCGACCGTCTGCCACGCCTGCGCCAGGGGCGCTGGATCTCCGTGGGGCGCCTGGACCTGAACACGGACGGCCTGCTGCTGCTGACCACCGACGGCGAGCTGGCCAATGCTCTCATGCATCCCAGCCGCGAGATCGAGCGCGAGTATGCGGTGCGCGTGCTGGGCCGGCCCACCGACGAGAATCTGCAGCAGCTGCGCGAGGGCGTCATGCTGGAGGACGGCATGGCCCATTTCGACAGCATCGAATACGAAGGCGGCGAAGGCGCCAACAGCTGGTATCGGGTAGTCCTGAAGGAGGGCCGCAACCGCGAGGTGCGGCGACTGTGGGAGGCAGTCGGCCTGACCGTGAGCCGCCTGATTCGCACCCGCTACGGCCCGATCCAGTTGCCGCGGGCGGTGCGCGCCGGCCGCTGGGAAGACCTGACTCCTGAGGAGTTGGATGCCCTGCTGGAGGCGGCCGGCCTGCCGCCGGAGGCGCCGGCGGAGCAGGCCGGCCGGTCCGGGCGCGGTACCGGTCCGCGTCGTGCGCCGGAGCGGGATGCCTCGACCGCCGCCAAAGCGCGCGGTCCCCGGCGCGGGCTGTTCCGGCGGCATCGCGAAGCGGCGGACAGCCAGGCTCCGGCAAGCAACGGCCGCAAGCCCGCAGTCCGCGGCAAGCGCGAGGCGCAGCCGGAGCGCGCCGTTCTGACCCTGCGCGAGGCCCAACCGGCCCGCCCGCGCGACAAGGGCAGCCGCGACCTGGCCTCCGGCCGCCGTTCCGCCAGCAAGGGCCGGCTCGGCGTCGGGCGGCGCGGACGCCCGTGA
- a CDS encoding endonuclease III domain-containing protein, with protein sequence MSSTPFLAVYRALFDVFGPQRWWPAQTSFEVLVGAVLTQNTAWRNVEQAIARLRAASLLHGPTLLATPPERLAELIRPAGYHQVKTRRLLALCEFLAAHDALAEPRRLRERGSLPALRRALLGVHGVGGETADAILVYGLELPSFVVDAYTRRIFERLGLLSGAAAYEAIQAQFHAHLPADAALFNEYHALIVALGKAFCRPQPRCRDCPLRSMCHHADTRVSDRPG encoded by the coding sequence GTGAGCAGCACCCCCTTTCTGGCGGTCTATAGGGCGCTCTTCGACGTCTTCGGCCCGCAGCGCTGGTGGCCGGCGCAGACGTCCTTCGAGGTGCTGGTGGGCGCCGTGCTCACCCAGAATACCGCCTGGCGCAACGTGGAGCAGGCCATCGCGCGCTTGCGCGCGGCGAGCCTGCTCCACGGGCCGACCCTGCTGGCTACCCCGCCGGAGCGGCTGGCCGAATTGATCCGCCCGGCCGGCTACCATCAGGTCAAGACCCGGCGTCTGCTGGCCCTCTGCGAATTCCTCGCCGCCCATGACGCACTGGCCGAGCCGCGGCGCTTGCGCGAGCGGGGCAGCCTGCCGGCCCTGCGCCGCGCCCTCCTCGGCGTGCACGGGGTGGGCGGGGAGACGGCCGATGCTATACTAGTCTATGGACTGGAGCTGCCCAGCTTCGTGGTGGATGCCTACACCCGGCGGATTTTCGAGCGGCTCGGCCTGCTGTCGGGCGCCGCCGCCTACGAGGCGATTCAAGCGCAATTCCACGCGCATTTGCCGGCGGACGCCGCGCTCTTCAATGAATATCACGCGTTGATCGTGGCACTGGGCAAAGCGTTCTGCCGCCCGCAGCCGCGCTGTCGCGATTGTCCCTTGCGGAGCATGTGCCATCATGCTGACACCCGAGTTTCCGACCGACCCGGCTAA
- the nfi gene encoding deoxyribonuclease V (cleaves DNA at apurinic or apyrimidinic sites), translating into MLTPEFPTDPAKAFALQRRLAQQVRLEPCPKRVRRIAGCDAALSPDGQEVVGVAVLLDFPDLTVLHHEVRRARLEMPYVPGLLSFREGPALLAAIRALPETPDLLMVDGAGIAHPRRLGIAAHLGVLLDLPSVGAAKSRLCGKDVQPGPLRGESAPLVDRGELVGCILRTRDGVKPLYVSPGHRCDISGAAYWVLACGKGLRLPEPTRWADRLAGEAKRAMGADPHSEDE; encoded by the coding sequence ATGCTGACACCCGAGTTTCCGACCGACCCGGCTAAGGCTTTCGCGCTGCAGCGCCGATTGGCACAGCAGGTGCGTCTGGAACCCTGTCCCAAGCGCGTGCGCCGGATTGCCGGCTGCGACGCGGCACTCTCGCCCGACGGGCAGGAGGTGGTCGGCGTGGCCGTGCTGCTGGATTTCCCCGACCTGACGGTGCTGCATCACGAGGTGCGCCGGGCCCGGCTCGAGATGCCCTACGTGCCGGGCCTGCTGTCCTTCCGCGAGGGACCGGCTCTGCTGGCCGCCATTCGCGCACTGCCCGAGACGCCGGATCTCTTGATGGTGGACGGCGCCGGCATCGCCCACCCGCGCCGGCTGGGCATCGCCGCCCACTTGGGCGTGCTGCTGGACCTGCCCAGCGTCGGCGCGGCCAAGTCGCGCCTGTGCGGCAAGGATGTCCAGCCCGGCCCCCTGCGCGGGGAGAGCGCGCCGCTGGTGGACCGCGGCGAGCTGGTGGGCTGCATTCTGCGCACCCGTGACGGCGTGAAACCGCTCTACGTCTCGCCGGGCCACCGCTGTGACATCTCCGGCGCGGCCTACTGGGTGCTGGCCTGCGGCAAGGGGCTTCGGCTGCCCGAGCCGACCCGCTGGGCCGACCGCCTGGCCGGGGAGGCGAAGCGGGCCATGGGCGCCGACCCGCACAGCGAAGACGAATAA
- the ggt gene encoding gamma-glutamyltransferase: MLLKALFAWRAPVPRRDAHLAGYVLAMLLVFMPWGADAQGIPRAAAVAAAQPLATEAGLRVLSMGGNAFDAAVAVSAALAVVEPYGSGLGGGGFWLLHRAADGFEVMVDGRERAPGAATRDMYLDAQGRPRPRASLDGPLAAGVPGLPAGLVHLAQRYGRLPLAASLAPAIGYARDGFAVGQRYALMAREREAALAASPAAAAIFLQDGKAPGPGFRLVQPDLARTLVAIARHGRPGFYSGPVARELVAAVRQAGGIWTLQDLRAYRVVERKPIRFSYRGATIIAAPPPSSGGVVLAESLQILERLPLQQAEEVQRMHFVIEAMRRAYQDRARHLGDPDHVAMPLQRLLSRDYAARRAAGVDPDNATPSLALDGEPAAELRQGTHTTHFSIIDGEGNRVAGTLSLNTMFGSGFVAGRSGVLLNNEMDDFVIKPGVPNAYGLVGNAANAIQPGKRPLSSMSPTFVEDARGVLVLGTPGGSRIISMVLLGILDHLHGPSPDLRRLVALPRYHHQYLPDRVEVEPDAFPPALLQALELRGHTIHAVSRRWGDMQAAYLDKRSGRLDAASDPRGEGMSLVQTVSVRRPLPMPMPVAP; encoded by the coding sequence ATGTTGCTGAAAGCCCTCTTTGCGTGGCGCGCGCCGGTGCCGCGACGGGACGCGCACCTGGCCGGGTATGTCCTGGCCATGCTGCTGGTGTTCATGCCGTGGGGAGCGGACGCGCAGGGCATCCCCCGGGCAGCGGCCGTCGCCGCCGCCCAGCCGCTGGCGACCGAGGCCGGCCTGCGGGTGCTCAGTATGGGCGGCAATGCCTTCGACGCCGCCGTGGCGGTCAGCGCCGCCCTGGCGGTGGTGGAACCCTACGGCTCGGGCTTGGGCGGAGGCGGGTTCTGGCTGCTGCACCGCGCGGCGGACGGCTTTGAAGTGATGGTGGACGGGCGGGAGCGGGCCCCAGGCGCGGCCACCCGCGACATGTATCTGGACGCTCAAGGGCGGCCGCGGCCGCGCGCCTCCCTGGACGGTCCGCTGGCTGCGGGCGTCCCGGGACTGCCGGCGGGCCTGGTGCACTTGGCCCAGCGCTACGGCCGCCTGCCGCTCGCCGCCAGTCTAGCGCCGGCCATCGGCTATGCGCGCGATGGCTTTGCGGTGGGGCAGCGCTATGCCTTGATGGCGCGCGAGCGCGAGGCGGCCCTGGCCGCCAGCCCGGCGGCCGCCGCCATCTTCCTGCAGGACGGCAAGGCGCCAGGGCCCGGCTTCCGGCTGGTACAGCCCGATCTGGCCAGGACCCTGGTGGCCATCGCCCGTCATGGCCGGCCCGGCTTCTACAGCGGCCCGGTGGCGCGCGAGCTGGTGGCCGCCGTGCGCCAGGCGGGCGGCATCTGGACGCTGCAGGACCTGCGCGCCTATCGGGTGGTGGAGCGCAAGCCCATCCGCTTCAGCTACCGCGGCGCGACCATCATCGCCGCGCCGCCCCCATCCTCGGGCGGCGTGGTCCTGGCGGAAAGCCTGCAGATCCTGGAACGCTTGCCGTTGCAGCAGGCCGAAGAGGTCCAGCGCATGCACTTCGTCATCGAAGCCATGCGCCGCGCCTATCAGGACCGCGCGCGCCATCTGGGCGATCCGGATCATGTGGCCATGCCGTTGCAGCGGCTCTTGAGCCGGGATTATGCGGCCCGGCGCGCTGCCGGCGTCGATCCCGACAATGCCACCCCGAGCCTGGCGCTCGACGGCGAGCCCGCGGCCGAGCTGCGCCAGGGCACCCACACTACCCATTTTTCCATCATCGACGGCGAAGGCAACCGCGTGGCCGGTACCCTGAGCCTCAACACCATGTTCGGCTCGGGTTTCGTGGCGGGCCGCAGCGGCGTGCTGCTCAACAACGAGATGGATGATTTCGTCATCAAGCCCGGGGTGCCCAACGCCTACGGCTTGGTGGGCAACGCCGCCAATGCCATCCAGCCCGGCAAGCGCCCGCTGTCGAGCATGTCGCCGACCTTCGTGGAGGACGCCCGCGGCGTGCTGGTGCTCGGCACTCCTGGCGGCTCGCGCATCATCAGCATGGTGCTGCTGGGCATCCTCGACCACCTGCATGGCCCGAGCCCGGATCTGAGGCGTCTGGTGGCGCTCCCGCGCTACCATCATCAGTATCTGCCCGACCGCGTGGAGGTGGAGCCCGACGCCTTCCCGCCGGCGCTCCTGCAGGCCCTCGAGCTGCGCGGCCACACCATCCACGCGGTCTCGCGCCGTTGGGGCGACATGCAGGCGGCTTACTTGGACAAGCGCAGCGGCCGGCTGGATGCGGCGAGCGATCCGCGCGGGGAGGGCATGAGCCTGGTGCAGACGGTGAGTGTCCGCCGTCCGCTGCCGATGCCGATGCCGGTCGCACCCTGA